In Streptococcus gallolyticus subsp. gallolyticus DSM 16831, the sequence CACAACATCTCTTAAAGTTGATAAAGTCTGGAATGACAATGATGACCAAGATGGTCTTCGTCCGACTTCAGTAACCATTAACCTTTTGGCTAATGGCGAAGTGGTTGATACAGTGGATGTGACACCAAATGCTGATGGTGATTGGACTTATACCTTTACCGATTTAGCAGAATACAGTAATGGTGAAAAAGTTACTTATACCGTTGAAGAAGTCAATACTCCAGAAGGTTATACGTCATCTGTAGACGGCACAACTATTACCAATACCCACACTCCAGAAACAACAGAAGTGTCAGGAACTAAGGTCTGGGATGATAATAACGACCAAGATGGACTTCGTCCAGATTCGATTATTATTAACCTTTTGGCAAATGGTGAAGTAGTGGCTAGTCAAACGGTAACAGCCGATAATGATTGGAACTATGCCTTTACTGATTTACCTAAGTATGACAATGGTAATGAGATTGTTTATACGGTTGATGAAGCAACAACACCAGATGGCTATACGTCATCTGTAGACGGTACAACTATTACCAATACGCACACCCCAGAAACTACCGAAGTTTCAGGCACGAAAACGTGGGATGATAATGATGACCAAGATGGTAAACGTCCAGATTCCATTACTGTGAACCTACTAGCTAATGGTACAGTTGTTGATACTAAGACAGTGACAGCGGATGATAATTGGAGCTATTCATTTACAGACTTACCTAAATATGACAATGGTAACGAAATCACTTATACGGTGACAGAAGATACTGTAGCTGACTATACAACAACTTATGATGGTTACAATATCACTAACAGTTACACCCCGGGTGAAACAAGCATTACAGTTACAAAAGTTTGGGATGATAACAATGACCAAGATGGTATCCGTCCAGACGCTATCCAAGTACAATTGTACGCAAACGGTGAAAAATCAGGTGATGTCATTACCTTGACAGCAGCTGACAATTGGACTTATACATGGACAGGTCTTGCGGAAAAAGCCAATAAGAAAACTATTACTTATACTGTTGAAGAAGTTTCAGCTGTTGATGGTTATACCGCAACAGTTGGTGAGGTTGAAAATGGTAATGTGACCATCACAAATACGCATACGCCAACGACACCAGAAACACCATCATCAGATGAGCCAACAACACCAAGTCAGTCAAATAAAAAATCTGATAAAGAGCAAGATAAAAACATCATTGCAGCTCTTCTCCCGTCAACAGGAAGCCGTAGTGGCTTGGGATTGACAATTCTTGGCTTAGTGCTTGTTATTGCGCTCCTTGCTGGATTGGTTTATCACAAAGTTAAAAAGGCTTAGGAAACTTTTTAACTCAAATAATATACACTTTTAACACTTTAACACCTAGAGGCTGAGATAAAATTCTCAGTTTCTTTGTTTATGTAGTTATAATTTACAAGATACAGTGGTTTGGACTTTAACCAAATGATACTTTGCGCTGCTTAAACAATTTTGGAAATTGTTTAAGGTTGCGGATAAGAGAAACGAAGTATCTCCTACATCTCCTACATCTCGGAAGCTTTAAGAACTCCTTTGATTCTTCTAACAGACCACTGTATTATTAGACTTACGATGACTTAAAGCATCCAGTAGATGCTTTGAGGTCTGAACCTAGAAATTGAAAAGCAAGGAAGCTAAGGAAAATATCAAGAAAGACTTTCTTTTCAGTTTTAAATCTTTACTAAAGATTTTTTCTTTTTATAATCAATAAAAAAGGTTTACATAGTGTGAATTTATAATGATTATATTTCATAATTTTCTGTGATAAAATAAAATTATGGGGGATGGGAAACGATATGAAAGACTAACAAACTCATAAATGCTGTTTATGTTTTAGCTTGCTAGCAGAATACTTTGCATTATTAATCAGTTTAATTATTCTTTTCCTTTAATAGTAGAATTGCTAGTGGTATGTTAGCTTTTCATACGTCCTCTCGTATTTGGTAATACAAGTGACTTTACTAATTTAGAAGTGATGGGGAAATATCTGTGTTCAGGAAGTATGATAAGATATTTGCTACTTCGTTTGTTTTAGCAACTTGTATCACTATATTTTTATTTTTTACCAATGATAATTTTTTTGAATGGTCCTTTACACGTCATCAGAATATTTTGAGTTGGTATATTAGACCGCTGTTTATTATCCCTATTATGATAGGTGCACTAAGAAAATCTTATACAGTTATCTTTGGTTCAATTTTTATCTGTTTACAAGTATGTTTTGGTTTGCAAGACCTGATGAGATAGATGATAGTGTTATAGAATTTTTAAATTTTGAACGAAACTATTTAACAGCAGGGTGGAATTTGGATAAAATTTTTGTGGTAACTGCTGTTATACATTTCTTTATTTTCTTAATTTATACAACGTGGAAATGGTTGCTAGTTGTTATCATCATTAGTGCAATATTAAAAGTTATACATAGTGTTATTTTTGGTGGCAGTAGTGGTTTATTAATTATTAAGCCTGCTATTCTTGGAATTATTATATGTACCTTAGTCATTTGGGGATTTTTTAGAAAAAATGATAAATAATTTTTTGTGAGTTATCAAAAAGTATACATTGTTAAACTATTTGATGATTTTTTATGCTATTTCTTATGAAACGATATTTAAATAATAATTTTAATATCGTTAAGGTATACGGTTACTAGGGAAGGTGAGGGTATGACAAATAATAATCAATTGCCACCGTGGTTAGCGGTGCTGACCGAGAAAGACCTTGATTTCATTAGGCAATTTATTATAAGCTCAGGTTCATTAAAGGAAATGGCGAGCTACTATGATATTTCTTATCCGACTGTTCGATTAAGGCTAGATAAATTGATTCAAAAAGTATCAGGTGATGGTATGGTTGAAGATGATAATTATATTCAGTTGATTAGGCAGTTAGCTTTGGATGGTAAGATGAGCTATGACACGGCTAGAGAGTTGATACTTTCTTATAGGAAAGAACGACGGTATTTATGGTGACACACTGTCAACCGAAAGTGGTTTATATCTAAGGATTCCTTTTGATATAATGAAAATAGGAGAAGCGGTATGGAAAAAATTCAAGTTGAATCGAAATCAGTTAAAAGCTCTTGCGACTATTTTTATGGTCTTTGATAATATTTATCTTCGTTTTGCTGGTTTGCCAAGCATTATTCATTTATTAACTCGATTTGTTGCTCCTTTATTTGCTTGGTTGATGGTTGAGGGATTCTTTCATACCCACTCTCGAAAAGAATATTGCAAAAGGTTGTGGATAGCTGCTGTTTTGATGCAGATTGGTGACTTTATTTCACTGGCTTTGTTGAAAGAAAATGGTATTTCTGACAATATCTTTCTGACCTTAGCGATATCATTTAGTGTGATATGGCTGATTGATACAGCTAAGAAAGCAAAAGGAAATAAAAAAATTTTGCTAAATTTGGGTGCGGTAGCACTTGCTGCTGTGGGCATGGTAATAAGTGAAGGTGGTTTATCCATTATTCCATTTGTTTTTATCACGTATTTGTTTTATCATCAAAAAACAAAACAAGCGGTGGTTTATTTCCTTTATTGCTTTATTCTTTTCTTTACGCTTTATGGTGGCTTGAGTTTAGCCATAAAACAAGGTTTTGAGATGTTCTGTGTGAATTCGGACTGGATGGGATTTTTAGTGATTCCTTTTATGTACCTCTATAATGGTGAAAAAGGGCAATCAAGACCTTATCAAAAATGGTTCTTCTATGTTTTCTATCCTTTGCATTTATGGATTTTAGCCATTATAAGTGTCGTTATAAAGTGAGATTATTTTAGAAGAGGTTGAGGCAAAAGTGCGTAGCCTCTTTGTTTATGCAATCAAAATTGATTATCGTGGAAAGGCAATTTTCGTCGGTCTAAAAATATATTTTCCCCTGAGAATAAGCTGTTTTGAAAAAACATGTTAGATGGTATAATGATGATATGAACAAAGAAAGATTGCATATTGTTTTAAACAAAGACATTATTGACCAGTTGAATCTTGCTAGTGGGCAGGAGCTGGAAGCCGAGTTATACGCTGATAAATTAGTGCTGCAAAGAGAAGAAGAGCCTGAACGGCGTACCCTTTCGAGTTGGGTATTAATTATTGCGACTGTTTTGCTGAGTGTGGTCTTTTTTGCCATTAGTTCTATGCAAAATAGGAGCCAGATTTTATTGGTTGGCGACTACTCGATTATCACCTTTTTGATTGGCTTTGGTGGGGTGCTTGGAATGGCAATTTTCACCATTACCTTCATTCTCAACCGTCATCTGTTTCTGGGTGGGCTGAAAGCGCGTGTTTTCTGGCGGATGCTTCCCGTCATCATCATGTCCTTTACGGTTATTTTATTGTTAGCTTTATTAGGCTTTGGCTGGCTGCTGGAGCAGATTTTTACAGGAGCGTCTTTTGATAAATTAACAGCTACCTTGATTTTAGGAGTTTCGATTTATGCTGTAAGCGCGCTTTGGGGGCAAATAGCAGAGCAGATTAGAGCGACTTGGTTGACGACAGTATTTACGGTTATTATGATTAGCGGCGTCTTTATTTCCATGGCAACCAATAGTTCATTGCAATGGTGGCACTTTAATCTTAGTTTTTTAGGAACAAAAGAAGCTAAAGACAGTTGGCAATTCAATTTGACCTTAATGTTGTCGGCGCTGATTTTAGTTGCCTTGGTTGATTACCTTTTTGTCGCTCTCGGTGAAAAATACGGCAGAAATTGGAAATTACGACTGATGCGTGTGATGCTAACCGTGCTAGGGCTTGATTTGGGCGCTGTTGGCTATTTTCCAAATAATGCCAGCTCACATCTTTTGCACACTCGTGTTGCTGGTTACTTGGTTTTCATTATCATTGCCTTGATTATTAGTGTCAAATGGCTTTTGCCAAATGTGACCCGAGATTTTCTGGTAATGTCATATGTGATTGGCGGCATGTTGGTTGGGCTAGAGGTAGCTTTTGAAGTTATCCATTACTTGTCCTTAACAGCATTTGAAATGAGTGCTTTCTTGTTAGCATTTACGTGGTTGATTAGGCTCATCAATCATTTAGAACGCCTACTCGTTCCAGAAAAGAAAGTCATGACTGTTACGCTTGAATCATTTTAATCTTTTTAACATCATCTCTAAGCTTTTAGTCTGAAAATACGGATGACTAGTGGTTTAGAGATATTTTTTCACATTAAAGCTCTTTTTAGTGGCTAAAAACGTACATTTTGGTGAAAAATGTTGTATTTTTTAGAAAATTCGCAAAAAATGCTTGACAAGGAGAAAAACGGTGGGTATAATGTTAATCAATCAGAAAGTAACAAGGATTTGCTTACAGGGAGCCCGTGGTTGCTGTGAACGGGTAGCAGGTGGTTGTGAAATTGGGCTGATGGTATATTGTTGAAGATAAGAAATAGTTTTCAGGTGAGCACCCCTTATCGTGCAGCTCCTTGCTAGAGGAGATAGAGATGACGGAGTATGATTTTCCGTTAAAATGAGGTGGCACCGCGCTAATAGATTAGACGTCCTCACACAGAAGTTTTTTCTGTGTGAGGTTTTTTGTTTAGCATAAGTGAGTTAGGTAGCAAACTGCGAAAAGATTTCTTAAAAACAAAGTGAAGCAAACGCTGATGAGTTGAGAATTAGTGGTACGCTTCAGGTGGGCACCCCTTATCGTGCAGCTCCTTGTTGGAGGAGATAGAGATGACGAAACTTATTTTTCGTTAAATGAGGTGGCACCGCGCTAACTAGCTTTAGACGCCCTCACACAGAAGTTTTTTTCTGTGTGAGGTTTTTTGTTTAAAAATGGAGGAGAGGTAATGAGAGATTTAGCAACAGTTCGTCAAGAAATAGATAAGATAGACGAACACTTAATCACATATTTAGCTAAGCGACAGCGCTTAGTTGAAGAAGCGGGACTCTTAAAACCTAAAAATGACCTTCAAGCGGTAAATGCACAAGAACGTGTTGAAGAAGTCATTAGAAATTGTTGCGAGCGTGCACGAGCAGCAAATTTATCTCCTCGCGTTGCAGAAGCTATCTGGCGAACGATGATTGGAGCGTTTATAGCGTTAGAGACAGAAGTAAATAGTCAGTCAAAAAAATAGAAAAGAGTTTTTTATGCGAAAAATTTTAACTGCTGATACTTTAACACCTATTCTTGCTTATATGCGAGTTCAAGGTGAGCATAAGGTTATTCTTGAATCAATTCCACGAGAAAAAGAAAATGCGCGTTTTTCAATCGTGGCTTATAATCCCGTTTTTGAAATCAAATATGAAAATGGCGAGTTAACCGAAAATGGTCAAGTCATTACTGGTGACCCACTTGATTATCTTAATCACGTAACGGTCAAAGGAGAAGCTACTGATCTGCCTTTTGGTGGCGGTGCGATTGGTTTTGTCGGTTATGACATGATTAGCCTTTATGAAAATATCGGAGACATTCCTGAAGATACTATTGGAACGCCAGATATGCATTTCTTTGTTTACGAGTCTTATTTGATTTTTGATCATAAGACAGAAAAAGTTTACGTGGTTGAAGATAATATTTACAGTCATCGTGACAATGATGCGACACGTCAAGCGCTTGGTAAGGTCGTCAAAGATTTGCAAACACAAGCGCCAAATGAATTTTCTCCACAGGAATTACATTCTTTAACCTTCAAGCACCATATTGAAAAAGAAAAATTTGAACAGATGGTTGACACGGCTAAGAAACTGATTCGTGAGGGAGATATGTTCCAATGCGTGCTTAGTCAACGTTTCTCAAGCCCGTTTGAGGGTGACCCGCTTGATTACTATCGCAATTTGCGCGTGACAAATCCGTCAAATTATCTCTATTTCTATGATTTTGGCGATTATCAGATTATTGGCGCAAGCCCAGAAAGTTTGGTTTCTGTGAAAAATGGCGAAGTCACTACAAATCCGATTGCAGGCACACGTCCAAGAGGGGCAAACGATGCTGAAGATGCTGCGCTAGCTAAAGACTTGCAAGCTGACATCAAAGAAACAGCTGAGCACCGTATGCTAGTGGATTTAGGACGAAATGATATTGGAAGAATTTCTCAAAACGGTACGGTCAAGGTGACGAAATACATGGAAGTTGAGTATTTCCGTTATGTCATGCATTTGACGAGCGTGGTTAAGGGGCAATTGCTACCAGATGTGCAAAGTATTGATGCTTTGAAAACGACTTTACCAGCTGGTACTGTATCAGGCGCGCCGAAAATTCGTGCTATGAAACGTATTTACGAATTGGAAGAAGAAAAGCGTGGCGTTTATGCGGGAGCGATTGGTTATCTTTCGGCAACTGGTGACATGGATTTTGCCATTGCGATTCGGACAATGATTCTCAAAAATCAAAAAGCTTACGTGCAAGCAGGAGCAGGAATTGTTTATGATAGCGTAGCAGAAAATGAATTTTACGAAACGATTAATAAAGCTAAAGCAATGACACGAATAGGGGATAGCCAATGATTTTACTAATTGATAATTATGATTCTTTTACCTATAACCTAGCACAATATTTGGGAACTTTTTCAGACGTTCAAGTGTTGCGAAATGATGATGCGGCATTGGAAGCAGCTGCTCAAACAGCTGATGCGCTTGTTTTATCACCAGGTCCTGGTTGGCCAGCTGATGCTGGAAAATTGGAAGAAATGATTCGTTTATTTGCTGGAAAGAAACCTATTTTAGGAATTTGTCTTGGGCATCAAGCGATTGCTGAAACCTTTGGTGGAAAGCTCGGCTTGGCTAAAAATGTCATGCATGGCAAGCAAAGCGATATTGAGCTCTTGGCAGAATCACCTGTTTTTTCAAATCTAGCAAATGAATTACCAATCATGCGTTATCATTCGATTGTTGTGACGGAGATGCCAGAAGAGTTTGAGGTCGTGGCAAAAACAACGGACGACCAAGAAATTATGGCAATTCAACACAAGAACTTGCCAATCTATGGGCTTCAATTTCACCCAGAAAGTATTGGCTCACCAGACGGGCTTCAAATGATTGAAAACTTTGTGCGATTGGTTGTTGAGAAATAAAGTGAGGAAAAACAATGAAAGAACTTTTTAATCAAATTGCTAACAGAGAAGATTTATCCGAAGAACAAGTTGAGGCACTTTTTGATGGCATTTTAAATAATGATGTCTCAGAAAGCGAGATTGCAGCTTTTCTCATGGGGCTTAAGGTTAAGGGAGAAATGCCTTCTGAAATTACTGGAATTGTGCGTGCGCTTAAAAGTCATGCGGTCGATTTACCGCAAGTATTTGACGACGCCATGTGTAATTGTGGCACAGGTGGTGACCAATCTTACAGTTTTAACATTTCAACAACAGCTTGTTTTATCCTAGCAGCAGGTGGTATCCGCATGGCTAAGTTTGGAAATCGTTCGGTTTCATCAAAATCAGGTTCTGCCGATGTCCTTGAAGAATTGGGAATCAATATCACAGCCTCACCAGAGACGCTTTCTAAAGCACTAGACGAAGTTGGCGTTGCCTTTATCTTTGCGCAAACCATGCTTCCTGCTATGCGTTTTATTGGTCCAGCTCGTCAGGTTCTAGGAATCCCAACGATTATGAATATTGTTGGACCTTTGGCAAATCCACTTGACCTTGAAACTCAATTAATGGGTTTGTATCGTGCAGATTTGCAAGAAACGGCTGCGCAAGTTATGCAAAAACTCGGTCGTAAACGTGCCATTATCATTACTGGTCCAAATAACATGGATGAAGCAGCGCTATATGGTACCAATACCTATACGCTTTTAGATAATGGCAAGATTAGCCAACATCAGTTTACTTATCAAGACCTTGAAATGCCAAAAGTTGAACTTGATGATATTGTTGGTGGAGATGCCAAGCAAAATGCAGAGATTTTGCTGAGTGTTCTTCAAAATGAACCTAGCCCTTACCTTGAAACAACGGTATTGAATGCTGGACTTGGCTTTTATGCTAATGGAAAAGTGGATAGTTTAGAAGAGGGTGTTGCCCTTGCTCGTCAGTTGATTGCAGACGGTTCAGCCCTTGCTAAGCTTCGCCAATTACAAGAGGTGCAAATATGAGTAAAGAATTTCTCCCAACTATCTTGAAGCAAAAAGCAAAAGAAGTGGAAGAGTTAGAAACGGAATCCTTACAACCACTTCGTGAGACTTACAAGCTGTATGACTATCTCAAAAATAATGCCAAGAAACTTCAAGTGATTGCTGAAGTCAAAAAAGCTAGTCCTAGCCTTGGTGACATTAACCTTGATGTTGACATTGTCAAACAAGCTAAAACTTATCAAGATAGCGGTGCGGCAATGATTTCGGTGCTGACAGACCCTTTCTTCTTTAAAGGTGACATTGATTACCTCCGTCAGATTTCTAGTCAAGTGAGTATTCCAACACTTGCCAAAGATTTCATTATTGATGAAAAACAAATCATTCGTAGTCGTAATGCAGGAGCAACAGTGATTTTGTTGATTGTGGCAGCTTTGCCAGAAGCTCGTTTGAAAGAGCTTTATGATTTTGCGACAGGGTTAGGACTAGAAGTTTTACTCGAAACGCATAATTTACCTGAATTGGAAGTCGCACATCGCATTGGTGCTAAAATTATCGGCGTTAATAACCGTAATTTAGTGACTTTTGAAACAGATATTAATACCAGCTTAGAATTATCAGCGCATTTCAAAGAAATGCCAGTTTATATTTCAGAATCAGCTATTTTCACCAAAGACGACGCTGCCTTGGTTGCCCCATTTTTCAATGGCATCTTAGTTGGCACGGCATTGATGAAAGCAGATAATGTTTCTGAAAAAGTGAAGGAGTTGCAAATTGACAAAGGTTAAAATTTGCGGGCTTTCAACACAAGCAGCCGTTGAACAGGCAGTCAAAAGCGGAGCAGATTATATCGGTTTTGTCTTTGCCAAAAGTAAGCGGCAAGTTGGCATAAAACAAGCTAACTATTTAGCACAGTTTATTCCAGAAACTGTCCAGAAAGTGGGTGTTTTTGTAAGTCCAACATTGGTGGAACTTCAAGAAGCGATTACTAAAGTGCCTCTTGATTTTGTACAAATCCATGGAGATTTTGAAGAAGAGCTCTTTAAGAAAATTGATGTTCCAAGTATTCGTGCCATTCCTGTCCAAAAAGCACTGGAAGAAATTGATAGTCAAGCGGATTATTTATTATTTGACGCCCCCTTGGCTGGTTCGGGCAAGACATTTAATTGGGAATTGTTAAAAGATAAGAAAATCACGAAGCCATATTTTTTAGCAGGCGGATTAACTGTCGATAATGTCCAGCAGGCCATAACTTTCTTTCATCCTTACGCTGTTGACGTTTCTTCTGGTGTTGAGACGGATGGTGAAAAAGATTTATTGAAGATTGCAAAATTTATAGAAAGTGTGAAAAAATGAGCTATAACCAACCAGATACTAATGGATTTTACGGAAAATTTGGTGGACAATTTGTTCCCGAAACACTGATGACTGCGGTTATCGAACTTGATGAAGCTTACCGCGAAGCTAAGGCAGACCCAAGCTTTCAAGAAGAACTCGATGCGCTTTTGAAAAATTATGTCGGTCGTGAAACACCGCTTTATTATGCAGAGCGTTTAACAAAACATATCGGCGGTGCGAAAATTTACCTCAAACGTGAAGACCTTAACCACACAGGTGCTCATAAAATTAATAACGCCCTCGGTCAAGTTCTTCTTGCTAAACGAATGGGTAAAAAGAAAATTATTGCCGAAACGGGTGCTGGTCAACACGGGGTTGCAACAGCAACAGCAGCTGCACTTTTTGACATGGAATGTACGATTTATATGGGTGAAGAGGACGTGAAACGCCAAGCACTCAATGTTTTCCGTATGGAATTGCTAGGCGCTAAAGTCTTTTCTGTAACTGATGGTTCACGCGTTTTGAAAGATGCCGTAAATGCAGCCCTTCGCGCGTGGGTAGCTAATATCGAAGATACACACTATATCATGGGGTCAGCTCTCGGACCTGCACCTTTCCCTGAAATGGTTCGTGACTTCCAATCTGTTATCGGTCAAGAAGCAAAGAAACAATATGCAGAGATTTCAGGAGGAAAATTGCCTGATGCTGTCCTAGCCTGTGTTGGCGGTGGTTCAAATGCGATTGGTCTTTTCTATCCATTTGTCGAAGATGAATCAGTTGCTCTTTACGGTGCTGAAGCAGCAGGACATGGACTTGATACTGAAGAACACGCTGCAACATTTGCCAAAGGACGTATAGGTATTTTGCATGGTGCTTTGATGAATGTTTTGCAAGACCGTCATGGACAAATCATGGAAGCTTTCTCAATCTCAGCTGGTCTTGATTATCCAGGCGTTGGTCCAGAACATTGCCATTTCAAAGACATTGGTCGTGCAACATACGATTCTATTACCGATGATGAAGCACTTGAAGCATTCATGCTTCTATCACGTTTGGAAGGGATTATTCCAGCTCTCGAATCAAGTCATGCCATTGCTTTGACTCAAAAAGTGGCTAAGGAATTAGGACCAGATAAATCAATCATTGTTTGTCTATCTGGACGTGGTGATAAGGATGTTGTGCAAGTAAAAGAACGTTTGGAAGCAGAAGGGAAATAGACTATGACTAAGACACTCACAAAACATCTTGAAAACATTGGAGCAAGCGGTAAAGGAATTTTTGTGCCATACATTATGGCAGGAGACCACGAAAAAGCTTTAGACGGTTTGTTTGACACCATTACTTTTTTGGAAAATAGCGGAGCTTCTGCTATTGAAGTGGGCATTCCATGGTCAGACCCCGTTGCTGACGGACCAGTCATTGAATTGGCAGGGCAAAGAAGCTTGGCTAACGGTGTGAATTTAACAGCGATTGTTCAAAAATTACAAGAAAAACAAACGACAGTTCCTTTGGTCATCATGACTTACATCAATCCTGTCTATCAATACGGCATTGAGAAATTTATTGCTGACTTGAAAAATACGTCTGTTAAAGGGTTGATTATTCCTGATTTACCACACGAACACGAAAATATGGTAAAACCATATCTTACCGACACAGATATTGCGCTTGTGCCACTCGTTAGTCTGACAACAGGTATTGAACGTCAAAAAACGTTATGTAAAGATGCTGAAGGCTTTATCTATGCCGTTGCTATTAACGGTGTTACTGGTAAAACTGGCAATTATCGTGATGATTTGGATAAACATTTGACCAATCTTAAAACCATTGCAGACATTCCTGTTTTAACAGGTTTTGGTGTCTCAACTCCAGCGGACATTGAGCGCTTTAACAAAGTATCAGACGGTGTTATTGTCGGAACGAAAATTGTTAGAGACTTACACGAAGGAAAAACAGATGATGTTGCTGACTTCGTCAAATACGGCTCAAATTATCAAAAATAAACTCATTTCAGCAAAAAAAAACAGAGATTCCTTTGATGTGGAGTCTCTGTTTTTAATTTATTTTATTTAGAACAAATCAATGATGAGTTTTAAATTGAGCAGTGTTAATACAATAGCGACGAGATAGCCGAGAATAGTGTTCCATTTGGCATTGACAAATTCTCCCATAAGTTTGCGGTTTGATGTGAAATAAACCAATGGAAAGATTGAAAATGGCAAAGCTACCGAGAGAAAAACTTGTGAGTAAACAATGAGTTGGTCAAGGACACTTTCGCGACTACCATAGAGCACAGCCACAATCATAACGGGAGCAAGAGCAGCCAAACGTGTCACCAAACGGATAACCCATTGTGGCAAATGGAGTTTCAAAAAGCCTTCCATGACAATTTGTCCAGTTAGCGTGCCTGTAATGGTTGAATTTTGCCCACTAGCAAGCAAAGCGATAGCAAATAAAGTTGATAGAGCAGCACTAGCAACACTACCTGCAATTTCAGAATTTTGAAGAGCGTCATACATTTGTGAAAATGCGTTGATTTCACTAGCATGCCCATAAAAGAGTGAAGCTCCTAAAATGAGCAATAGGGAATTAACCACAAAAGCAAGCGAGAGTTGAATATTGGAATCCCAAGTCATGAAACGCACAGCTTGTTTAATGGAATCTTGACTCTTATAATTAACTTTTCGAGTTTGTGAGATAGAAGAATGGAGATAAAGATTATGTGGCATAACTGTCGCCCCAATAATCCCCAAAGCTAATGTCAATTTACTATTAACGCCACTTTGTTTTAAATCTAAAATCGACGCATTAGGGAGATAGCCGTGCAAAATTCCTGAAAGACTTGGCTTTGATAAGATGACCAAGTAAAGGAAAATAATCAAAATCGTTGCAATCAAGGTCGATACGATAGCCTCAATTTTACGGAATCCCAATTTCATCAAAGATAAGAGAATAAAGACATCTAAAATCGTGATGAAAATCGAGAATAACAAAGACCAACCAAAAAGTAAATGAAGAGCGATTCCCGAACCAATGACTTCAGCCAAATCTGTCGCCATTAATGCTAATTCAATCACAATAAAAAGTAA encodes:
- a CDS encoding phosphoribosylanthranilate isomerase, yielding MTKVKICGLSTQAAVEQAVKSGADYIGFVFAKSKRQVGIKQANYLAQFIPETVQKVGVFVSPTLVELQEAITKVPLDFVQIHGDFEEELFKKIDVPSIRAIPVQKALEEIDSQADYLLFDAPLAGSGKTFNWELLKDKKITKPYFLAGGLTVDNVQQAITFFHPYAVDVSSGVETDGEKDLLKIAKFIESVKK
- the trpA gene encoding tryptophan synthase subunit alpha, with the translated sequence MTKTLTKHLENIGASGKGIFVPYIMAGDHEKALDGLFDTITFLENSGASAIEVGIPWSDPVADGPVIELAGQRSLANGVNLTAIVQKLQEKQTTVPLVIMTYINPVYQYGIEKFIADLKNTSVKGLIIPDLPHEHENMVKPYLTDTDIALVPLVSLTTGIERQKTLCKDAEGFIYAVAINGVTGKTGNYRDDLDKHLTNLKTIADIPVLTGFGVSTPADIERFNKVSDGVIVGTKIVRDLHEGKTDDVADFVKYGSNYQK
- the trpB gene encoding tryptophan synthase subunit beta, producing MSYNQPDTNGFYGKFGGQFVPETLMTAVIELDEAYREAKADPSFQEELDALLKNYVGRETPLYYAERLTKHIGGAKIYLKREDLNHTGAHKINNALGQVLLAKRMGKKKIIAETGAGQHGVATATAAALFDMECTIYMGEEDVKRQALNVFRMELLGAKVFSVTDGSRVLKDAVNAALRAWVANIEDTHYIMGSALGPAPFPEMVRDFQSVIGQEAKKQYAEISGGKLPDAVLACVGGGSNAIGLFYPFVEDESVALYGAEAAGHGLDTEEHAATFAKGRIGILHGALMNVLQDRHGQIMEAFSISAGLDYPGVGPEHCHFKDIGRATYDSITDDEALEAFMLLSRLEGIIPALESSHAIALTQKVAKELGPDKSIIVCLSGRGDKDVVQVKERLEAEGK
- a CDS encoding Nramp family divalent metal transporter, translating into METSTHYQKSLSEVNQSIAVPKNASFWRTLRAFIGPGALVAVGYMDPGNWITSVVGGATYKYLLLSVILVSSLIAMQLQQMAGKLGIVTKLDLAQATAAHLPKKLRYLLFIVIELALMATDLAEVIGSGIALHLLFGWSLLFSIFITILDVFILLSLMKLGFRKIEAIVSTLIATILIIFLYLVILSKPSLSGILHGYLPNASILDLKQSGVNSKLTLALGIIGATVMPHNLYLHSSISQTRKVNYKSQDSIKQAVRFMTWDSNIQLSLAFVVNSLLLILGASLFYGHASEINAFSQMYDALQNSEIAGSVASAALSTLFAIALLASGQNSTITGTLTGQIVMEGFLKLHLPQWVIRLVTRLAALAPVMIVAVLYGSRESVLDQLIVYSQVFLSVALPFSIFPLVYFTSNRKLMGEFVNAKWNTILGYLVAIVLTLLNLKLIIDLF